The following are from one region of the Solidesulfovibrio fructosivorans JJ] genome:
- a CDS encoding GDP-mannose 4,6-dehydratase, with translation MFKALIIGASGQDGTLLSRYLQKNNVEVIGSYRQTKSGSQTGAALLDITDRFSIDHFFSHHHIDYIYYLAAHHHSSQSTTVQRGSEFAACLETHVVGLMHVLEAVLQYCSQARLFYAASSLVFGETQEGVANEQSLRVPACAYGITKNMGIDVVAWYRERHGLFACSGILFNHESHLRSPDFVSKKVVRTAVAIKQGRAKELVVGSLAAATDWGFAPDYVRAFEKMLQSTAPKDYVIATGELHTVQDWIENSFSLLGLNWRDHVWEDATLMRRKKVPLRGDISAIRNELGWMPSTTFEQMVMEMMQKEMKYAGSSLDF, from the coding sequence ATGTTCAAAGCATTGATTATCGGTGCTTCTGGACAGGATGGTACGCTTCTTTCAAGATATCTACAGAAAAATAATGTTGAGGTGATAGGTAGTTACCGTCAAACCAAAAGTGGATCACAGACTGGAGCGGCATTACTCGATATTACGGATCGATTTTCGATTGATCACTTTTTCTCCCATCATCATATTGATTATATTTACTATCTCGCTGCGCACCACCATTCTTCTCAGTCAACAACGGTACAGAGAGGATCAGAGTTTGCAGCATGTTTAGAAACACATGTAGTAGGGCTGATGCATGTTCTTGAAGCGGTGCTGCAATATTGCTCACAAGCCCGTCTGTTCTATGCGGCTTCGTCACTGGTGTTCGGAGAGACGCAGGAGGGCGTGGCCAACGAACAATCTCTGCGTGTTCCTGCATGTGCCTACGGTATCACTAAAAATATGGGAATTGACGTAGTCGCCTGGTATAGAGAACGGCATGGTTTATTTGCGTGTTCGGGTATTTTATTCAATCATGAATCTCACTTGCGCTCGCCAGATTTTGTCTCCAAAAAAGTCGTACGAACCGCTGTTGCCATAAAACAGGGTAGAGCAAAAGAGCTGGTGGTTGGCAGTCTAGCTGCGGCGACAGATTGGGGTTTCGCACCTGATTATGTGCGGGCTTTTGAAAAGATGCTGCAAAGCACTGCTCCAAAAGATTACGTCATCGCAACGGGTGAACTTCATACGGTACAGGACTGGATTGAGAATTCCTTCTCGCTCCTCGGCCTTAACTGGCGTGATCACGTGTGGGAGGACGCCACACTGATGCGCCGGAAGAAAGTGCCTTTGCGGGGAGATATTTCTGCAATACGAAACGAACTGGGCTGGATGCCGTCAACCACGTTCGAGCAAATGGTCATGGAGATGATGCAAAAGGAAATGAAATATGCAGGAAGCTCACTCGATTTTTAA
- a CDS encoding acyltransferase family protein — protein MLIFYEDDAERSFMGRIKALDAVSPLAYRPDIDGLRAFAVLAVVGYHAFPTLFPGGFIGVDVFFVISGYLISGIILNSLEAEKFSFWDFYCRRILRIFPALLAVLTTVLILGWAFLLPDEYSALGKHVFGGSSFLSNFFLWHESGYFDVAAKSKPLLHLWSLGIEEQFYIVFPLLLFLCVKGKLRVGFVIAALCLLSFADNIYLHRTDTIADFYSPLARVWELFSGALLRIFVREGGGHGVPFQSMLNAWCRKALPGKIQCGVTNWLPSALSASLGAICLGGMTLFYSKGNQAWPSWKALLPTVGTILLIKAGRQQWINNALLSNRFVVGIGLVSYPFYLWHWPLISLAFVINGKLESDMWLLRLGLVCVSLCLAVLTYWLIEKPIRFGNSARKAKVWCLITLMVCAGGVGLFIWHYSGLPERAHMKAFAAAIETMNGTASAVHDDKALRYAPDIPHDRYSYYGYTDVGGKTTIAVIGDSHAPVAYRGMAKVNAGLGFNTFLVASTIWVDRQKPTIITPLLGLWKYALKSTQRDTEQRTRKMLESIVAKKDIVAVFIFTRGPIYFTGFEPSAPTYIHPIIIPAKGFAEALQDTVNFFKKEGKLVYIVSENPELPVNLRQCISRPFSKARTVPRLTKEEVVTRQRKYLAILDSIKGATVINSLDFFCPQGECLSFTPDGLPLYRDSDHLSLVGSHLQAEKLLMPYLLQLKDRGYIEDVSGSKE, from the coding sequence TTGCTGATTTTCTATGAAGATGATGCTGAAAGGTCTTTTATGGGACGAATAAAGGCACTCGATGCTGTCTCTCCATTAGCCTACCGTCCGGATATTGATGGACTTCGCGCATTCGCGGTGCTGGCGGTTGTCGGTTATCATGCATTTCCCACTCTTTTCCCGGGTGGCTTTATTGGCGTGGATGTTTTTTTTGTTATTTCTGGATACTTGATAAGCGGCATTATTCTAAATAGTCTAGAGGCCGAGAAGTTCAGCTTTTGGGATTTTTATTGTCGCCGTATCCTCCGTATTTTCCCCGCGCTTCTCGCTGTGCTGACAACGGTTTTGATTTTGGGCTGGGCGTTTCTTCTACCTGATGAATATAGCGCTCTTGGCAAACATGTTTTCGGTGGATCCTCCTTTCTTTCCAATTTTTTCCTCTGGCACGAGAGTGGGTATTTTGACGTGGCTGCCAAGTCAAAACCCCTGCTACATCTTTGGAGCCTCGGCATAGAGGAACAGTTTTATATTGTCTTTCCTCTGCTGCTTTTTCTCTGTGTAAAAGGTAAGTTACGGGTGGGCTTCGTCATCGCGGCGTTATGTTTATTATCTTTTGCGGATAATATATATTTACATCGTACGGATACTATAGCGGATTTTTACTCACCGTTAGCTCGAGTATGGGAGCTTTTTTCTGGTGCACTGTTGAGGATTTTTGTCCGAGAGGGGGGGGGGCATGGGGTACCGTTTCAAAGTATGCTCAACGCTTGGTGCAGGAAAGCATTGCCCGGAAAAATACAATGTGGGGTCACTAATTGGCTGCCAAGTGCGCTGAGCGCTTCGCTCGGCGCGATTTGTTTAGGAGGAATGACGCTTTTTTATAGCAAGGGCAACCAAGCATGGCCAAGTTGGAAAGCTCTTTTGCCAACGGTCGGCACGATTTTGTTGATTAAGGCGGGCCGACAGCAGTGGATCAACAACGCCTTGCTGTCCAACCGTTTTGTTGTTGGCATCGGGTTAGTTTCGTATCCATTTTACTTGTGGCATTGGCCACTTATTTCGCTTGCTTTTGTTATCAACGGTAAGCTTGAGTCCGATATGTGGCTGTTGCGTCTGGGGTTAGTGTGTGTTTCTCTTTGCTTAGCCGTCCTGACATACTGGTTGATTGAAAAGCCAATTCGTTTTGGTAATTCAGCACGAAAAGCGAAAGTGTGGTGCTTGATTACCTTGATGGTATGTGCCGGTGGTGTCGGTCTGTTTATATGGCATTACTCAGGCCTGCCGGAGAGGGCACACATGAAAGCATTCGCTGCGGCCATTGAAACCATGAATGGCACTGCTTCTGCTGTGCATGATGATAAGGCATTGCGATATGCGCCAGATATACCACATGATAGATACTCTTATTATGGTTACACAGATGTCGGGGGAAAAACGACAATAGCAGTGATTGGCGACAGTCATGCTCCTGTAGCGTACCGAGGAATGGCCAAGGTAAATGCAGGATTAGGGTTCAACACCTTTTTAGTCGCGAGCACTATATGGGTAGACAGACAAAAACCGACGATCATAACGCCACTTTTGGGCCTCTGGAAATATGCTTTAAAGTCAACACAACGCGACACAGAGCAGCGTACGCGGAAGATGCTTGAGAGTATTGTTGCAAAGAAAGATATTGTTGCAGTGTTTATTTTTACTCGTGGCCCCATATACTTTACAGGGTTTGAGCCGTCTGCCCCTACGTATATTCATCCTATTATTATACCTGCCAAGGGTTTTGCCGAAGCCCTACAAGACACCGTGAATTTTTTCAAAAAAGAAGGAAAACTGGTTTATATTGTGTCCGAGAATCCAGAATTGCCAGTTAATTTACGCCAATGTATATCCAGGCCTTTCAGTAAGGCCAGAACTGTGCCACGCCTCACAAAAGAGGAAGTTGTCACCAGGCAAAGAAAATACCTGGCTATTCTTGACAGCATAAAAGGGGCAACGGTTATCAATTCTCTTGATTTTTTTTGTCCACAAGGCGAATGTCTCTCTTTTACTCCTGATGGATTGCCATTGTACAGGGATAGCGACCACCTTTCTCTTGTTGGCAGCCATTTGCAGGCTGAGAAGCTTCTTATGCCCTACCTGCTACAACTAAAAGACAGAGGATACATTGAAGATGTTTCGGGCAGCAAAGAATGA
- a CDS encoding ABC transporter permease: MTKQDGYTLVIEANRLDAQYWKDLWQYRELLWMLCRRDLSVRYKQTAMGLLWAIFRPLLSIGAFTVLLGNVAKLPSEPEVPYSVLIFSGTLVWNFFSQCLTSVSSSLLTNGNLIGKVYIPRLIIPLSTIAVALVDFLVLLLIFLCVLAWFGIVPPAQCPAALGFILLAGLLALGPGIILAALTLHYRDVAHAASVAIGFGIYLSPVMYSSSLVPEKWRMLYDFNPIVGVVDGFRWAMLSTPAFPTQAVLFSCLWTVAMLWVGVLVFRRMERTFVDVM, translated from the coding sequence ATGACGAAACAAGACGGCTATACCTTGGTTATTGAAGCGAATCGCTTGGACGCGCAGTATTGGAAAGACCTGTGGCAATACAGAGAGCTGCTTTGGATGCTGTGTCGGCGGGACCTTTCTGTACGCTACAAGCAGACAGCTATGGGTTTACTCTGGGCCATTTTTCGACCACTACTCAGCATTGGCGCGTTCACCGTCTTGCTGGGCAATGTGGCGAAACTGCCCAGTGAACCTGAGGTTCCCTATTCCGTTCTGATTTTTTCAGGCACTCTGGTCTGGAACTTTTTTTCCCAATGTTTGACCAGCGTCAGCAGCAGCTTACTGACTAACGGTAATCTAATAGGCAAGGTGTATATACCACGTCTAATTATCCCATTAAGCACCATTGCGGTCGCTCTGGTGGACTTTCTGGTGTTACTGCTGATTTTTTTGTGTGTTCTGGCTTGGTTTGGAATTGTGCCGCCCGCACAGTGTCCGGCCGCGTTGGGCTTCATTTTGTTGGCGGGACTTCTGGCCCTTGGGCCGGGTATTATACTAGCTGCGTTGACCTTGCATTACCGCGATGTGGCGCATGCTGCCTCGGTCGCCATTGGTTTTGGCATATACCTTTCCCCTGTGATGTACTCCAGCTCTCTGGTGCCGGAAAAATGGCGCATGCTCTATGATTTCAACCCAATTGTCGGGGTAGTAGACGGCTTTCGTTGGGCCATGCTCAGCACCCCGGCTTTTCCTACTCAAGCGGTGCTTTTTAGCTGCCTTTGGACGGTCGCAATGTTGTGGGTGGGCGTGCTGGTATTCCGGCGCATGGAACGTACTTTTGTGGATGTTATGTAG
- a CDS encoding glycosyltransferase: MHILQVSYTDALGRSFNGFDLARAFAAQGHTTSQAVWIKTDVSDTSWPLSNFAARLFFKFSYFIERCCSLESVLHATPLRLVASTQYRLADIVHYQLIHIPYFNILFLPLLTHLKPTVWSFHDMWPLTGRCVHPFACTGWLEGCPRCPDLTTPFVMAGQGAARMYRIKQRVYERSDFDIIVLSTWLRDRVSRSPLTRSHRTHLVPPGLDTAMFSPGNRMLSRQRLGIPQDRTVIAFREAISVFKGLPSILEALSSLGDRNDIHILTCGETGCVDTLLGRFPVTELGDITTPERMVDFYRASDIFLMPSTAETFGMMAAEAASCGVPCVVFDGTPLPETCFADEGGGIAVAQGDSAALAAAVRTLADDPALRRRVGGRAHELAVSRYDFDRHAEAVMLVYESVLGRRRKGKKNFLHT; this comes from the coding sequence ATGCATATTCTCCAGGTAAGCTACACAGATGCGCTAGGACGGAGCTTCAATGGTTTCGACCTCGCCCGGGCCTTTGCCGCCCAAGGCCACACGACCTCCCAGGCCGTGTGGATAAAAACCGATGTCTCGGACACCTCCTGGCCACTTTCCAACTTCGCGGCGCGTCTTTTCTTTAAGTTCAGCTACTTCATCGAGCGCTGCTGCTCCCTGGAGTCCGTGTTGCACGCCACCCCCCTCCGGCTTGTGGCGTCAACACAGTATCGGCTGGCGGATATCGTACATTACCAACTGATCCATATCCCTTATTTCAACATCCTCTTCCTTCCCCTGCTGACGCACCTTAAGCCAACGGTTTGGAGTTTCCACGACATGTGGCCGTTGACCGGGCGTTGCGTGCATCCCTTCGCTTGCACCGGATGGCTGGAAGGCTGTCCGCGATGCCCGGACCTGACTACCCCTTTTGTCATGGCCGGGCAGGGTGCGGCCCGCATGTACCGGATCAAGCAGCGCGTCTACGAACGTTCGGACTTCGACATCATCGTCTTATCTACTTGGCTTCGCGATCGGGTGTCCCGATCACCCCTGACACGCAGCCACAGGACGCATCTCGTGCCTCCGGGGCTTGACACCGCTATGTTTAGCCCGGGGAATAGGATGCTGTCTCGGCAACGACTTGGAATTCCACAGGACAGGACCGTAATCGCTTTCCGAGAAGCCATCTCAGTGTTTAAGGGTCTGCCTTCCATTCTGGAGGCTCTGTCCAGTCTTGGCGACCGCAACGATATACACATCCTGACCTGCGGCGAAACTGGCTGCGTCGATACGCTTCTGGGACGGTTTCCCGTTACGGAACTGGGAGATATCACCACGCCCGAGCGCATGGTCGATTTCTACCGCGCCTCGGACATTTTCCTGATGCCCTCCACGGCCGAAACTTTTGGCATGATGGCCGCCGAGGCGGCCTCGTGCGGCGTGCCCTGCGTCGTGTTCGACGGTACGCCCTTGCCGGAGACGTGTTTTGCCGATGAAGGCGGCGGCATCGCCGTGGCCCAGGGTGACAGCGCGGCCCTGGCGGCGGCGGTGCGGACCCTGGCCGACGATCCCGCGTTGCGTCGCCGGGTGGGCGGGCGCGCCCACGAACTTGCTGTTTCCCGATACGATTTTGACCGCCACGCCGAAGCGGTTATGCTGGTTTATGAAAGTGTTTTGGGCAGACGACGCAAAGGCAAAAAAAATTTCTTGCACACTTGA
- a CDS encoding ABC transporter ATP-binding protein yields the protein MKPIISVENLGKRFRIMKGARSSRLNPEPPSLFRRGPKMNWEDFWALNDVSFDVIPGERLGIIGRNGAGKSTLLKLLSRISVPTTGRITLRGRVASLLEVGTGFHPELTGRENIFLNGGVLGMSRKEIVRKFDEIVDFSGVEEFLDVPVKRYSSGMYVRLGFAVAAHLEPDILIVDEVLAVGDMDFQKKCLGKMEEVSTEQGRSVLFVSHNMNMMTTLCQRGLLMDSGKCVFNGNMSEAVLRYRGGFGDQSRADFTDADGLGDATAKPLSIRLSTKNGASAISFDREESIHLHMEYEVMQFVDGPIVPRIDLITSSGETVFISSMPGLTRSEQGRFVAECIIPGKLLNVGQFSVDFLLQSFGGTGRIVHFVVVAPLAFVVTERIFESNDRYGFGGALSGCVRPDCRWSQTRI from the coding sequence GTGAAGCCAATTATTTCAGTAGAAAACCTGGGAAAACGCTTCCGCATTATGAAGGGTGCCAGGAGCAGCAGGCTAAACCCCGAGCCACCCAGCCTGTTTCGGCGCGGACCCAAGATGAATTGGGAAGATTTTTGGGCCTTAAACGATGTGTCTTTTGATGTCATACCGGGGGAGCGCTTGGGCATTATCGGCCGAAACGGTGCCGGTAAATCAACGCTGCTCAAACTTCTCTCACGTATCTCCGTGCCCACCACAGGGAGGATCACCCTCCGCGGCCGTGTGGCCAGTCTATTGGAAGTGGGCACAGGCTTTCACCCGGAACTGACCGGGCGTGAAAATATCTTTCTCAACGGTGGCGTCCTGGGTATGAGCAGAAAGGAGATTGTGCGCAAATTTGATGAAATCGTCGATTTTTCTGGGGTGGAAGAATTTCTGGATGTACCGGTTAAACGCTATTCATCTGGCATGTACGTTCGCCTGGGTTTTGCTGTGGCTGCCCATCTCGAACCGGATATTTTGATTGTGGACGAGGTTCTGGCAGTTGGCGATATGGATTTTCAAAAAAAATGCCTTGGCAAGATGGAAGAAGTAAGTACAGAACAGGGCCGTAGCGTGCTGTTTGTGAGCCATAATATGAATATGATGACAACCCTGTGCCAGCGTGGGCTGCTGATGGATTCTGGGAAGTGTGTGTTCAATGGCAATATGAGCGAGGCTGTGCTGCGCTACCGAGGGGGCTTTGGCGATCAGAGTCGTGCGGACTTTACGGATGCGGACGGCTTGGGAGATGCGACCGCAAAACCTCTTTCCATTCGATTGTCGACTAAAAATGGGGCTTCAGCCATATCCTTTGACAGAGAAGAGTCAATTCATTTGCACATGGAATATGAGGTCATGCAGTTCGTGGATGGGCCTATTGTTCCGCGCATTGACCTTATAACCTCCAGTGGTGAAACGGTTTTCATTTCATCTATGCCGGGCCTCACTCGCAGTGAGCAAGGCCGTTTCGTAGCAGAGTGCATCATTCCTGGGAAATTATTGAACGTCGGCCAATTTTCCGTTGATTTTCTTCTACAGTCTTTTGGAGGCACAGGCCGAATCGTGCACTTTGTTGTTGTGGCTCCTCTTGCGTTTGTGGTTACCGAGCGAATTTTTGAAAGCAATGACCGATACGGCTTCGGCGGCGCGCTGTCTGGCTGCGTCAGGCCGGATTGTCGATGGTCGCAAACACGAATATAA
- a CDS encoding class I SAM-dependent methyltransferase, producing the protein MYTEISCCRLCGSTGLKGILNLGELALTGVFPKNTTDYVPTGPLALCLCDSCQLVQLQHSYDMGQLYGDHYGYRSGLNQSMVTHLREKVASLSCFVSLRDDDIVVDIGSNDGTTLGFYPEHVQRVGFDPSALKFQKYYKPNIELILDFFSADQFKKHFGKKKARIITSIAMFYDLEDPQEFMHQVASLLAPDGIWHFEQSYMPAMLKANAYDTVCHEHLEYYALEQIKFMTDKAGLKILDVTFNDVNGGSFAVTAALAGSPQPEASELVQIILNQEEALGLHTLTPYITFSENTRRHKDNLIRRLQVLRSEGKVVFGYGASTKGNVILQYCGLTEKDIPCIAEVNENKFGCYTPGSHIPIVSEAEAKASNPDVFLVLPWHFKDNLIAREKDFLHQGGKMFFPLPEFSLIG; encoded by the coding sequence ATGTACACGGAAATATCTTGTTGTCGCCTTTGCGGCTCGACAGGCCTGAAAGGCATACTGAACCTTGGCGAACTTGCACTTACAGGTGTTTTCCCAAAAAATACAACGGACTACGTTCCCACGGGGCCGCTTGCGCTTTGTCTGTGCGACTCATGTCAGTTAGTTCAATTACAACATTCGTATGATATGGGCCAATTGTATGGCGATCACTACGGATACAGATCTGGCCTGAACCAGTCGATGGTTACGCATTTGCGTGAGAAGGTGGCTTCTTTATCTTGCTTTGTGTCACTACGTGATGATGATATCGTTGTTGATATCGGCAGTAACGATGGAACAACGTTGGGCTTTTATCCCGAGCATGTTCAGCGGGTTGGTTTTGACCCTTCGGCTTTGAAGTTTCAGAAATATTACAAGCCTAATATTGAACTGATCCTTGACTTTTTCTCTGCGGATCAGTTTAAAAAACATTTTGGCAAGAAAAAAGCCCGAATTATCACCTCTATTGCCATGTTTTACGATCTAGAAGATCCGCAAGAATTTATGCACCAAGTGGCTTCGCTGCTGGCACCGGATGGTATTTGGCATTTTGAGCAAAGTTACATGCCAGCTATGCTCAAGGCCAATGCGTACGACACGGTATGCCATGAGCATTTGGAATATTACGCCTTGGAGCAGATTAAATTCATGACAGACAAAGCGGGGTTGAAGATCCTTGATGTCACGTTTAATGATGTCAATGGAGGCAGCTTTGCTGTGACCGCAGCCTTGGCGGGGTCCCCACAACCCGAGGCCTCAGAGCTGGTACAGATCATTCTTAACCAGGAAGAAGCGCTCGGTTTGCACACACTCACCCCGTATATCACTTTTTCGGAAAACACACGTCGCCACAAAGACAATTTGATCCGGCGACTACAGGTGTTGCGCTCAGAGGGAAAGGTTGTTTTTGGGTATGGAGCGTCCACCAAAGGGAATGTGATACTCCAGTACTGCGGGCTGACTGAAAAAGATATCCCCTGCATTGCGGAGGTGAACGAAAACAAATTCGGGTGTTATACACCGGGTAGTCATATTCCTATTGTTTCCGAGGCCGAAGCCAAAGCAAGCAACCCTGATGTGTTTCTTGTGCTACCGTGGCACTTTAAGGACAACCTAATAGCGCGGGAAAAGGATTTCCTGCATCAAGGTGGAAAAATGTTTTTCCCTTTGCCTGAGTTTTCTTTGATCGGGTGA
- a CDS encoding NAD-dependent epimerase/dehydratase family protein has protein sequence MRGKGRYVTIEGKCILVLGGTGFLGSSLLEPLLCRGCQVRVYSRGGQPEHPVLGVEYLTGDISDRNRLRQALAGAKLVAHFADATLPQTAEDDPLATLSANLDAAFNILTLCAAGGVERLLYCSSGGTVYGIPQTLPILENAVPAPISSYGLTKYVIENAIRYFGFKHGLDYVICRPSNIYGPGQSPFRQQGIIAVAMLKTLRQEAITVFGDGSVIRDYLYIDDLTDFFLRCLGGGPGNVTVNVGSGRGYAVNEVLELIRKVSGQPLAVECLAVRSFDVPANYLDIDLANRLYGWKPRVGLEEGLRLTFAAFKKRFA, from the coding sequence ATGAGGGGAAAAGGCCGATACGTGACAATTGAGGGGAAATGTATCTTGGTGCTTGGAGGCACGGGGTTTCTCGGTTCTAGCCTACTTGAACCGCTGCTCTGCCGAGGCTGTCAGGTGCGTGTCTATTCCAGAGGAGGTCAGCCTGAACACCCCGTGCTCGGAGTGGAGTACCTCACCGGCGACATCAGCGATCGGAATCGTTTGCGCCAAGCCTTGGCTGGAGCAAAGTTGGTGGCCCACTTCGCCGACGCCACCTTACCACAGACCGCCGAGGACGATCCTCTGGCCACTCTTTCCGCCAACCTCGACGCAGCCTTCAACATCCTGACATTGTGCGCGGCTGGCGGTGTAGAAAGGCTTCTTTACTGCTCCTCGGGCGGGACGGTCTATGGTATCCCTCAGACCCTGCCCATTCTCGAGAACGCCGTACCCGCGCCCATTTCCTCCTACGGCTTAACCAAGTATGTCATCGAAAACGCCATCCGCTACTTCGGTTTTAAACACGGTCTCGATTATGTAATCTGTAGACCTTCTAATATTTATGGACCGGGCCAATCCCCGTTTCGCCAGCAGGGAATAATTGCTGTGGCGATGCTCAAGACTCTCCGCCAAGAGGCAATCACCGTTTTTGGCGACGGTTCGGTGATCCGCGACTACCTCTATATCGATGATTTAACGGATTTTTTCCTACGCTGCCTGGGGGGGGGGCCGGGGAATGTCACAGTCAATGTTGGATCAGGGAGAGGGTATGCAGTAAACGAAGTACTTGAGTTAATTCGCAAGGTGTCTGGTCAGCCTCTGGCGGTGGAGTGTCTGGCGGTCCGGTCGTTTGATGTCCCGGCCAACTACTTGGATATCGACCTCGCAAACAGACTTTATGGTTGGAAGCCGCGGGTGGGGTTGGAAGAGGGCCTGCGTCTCACTTTTGCGGCCTTCAAAAAAAGATTTGCCTGA
- a CDS encoding glycosyltransferase family 2 protein, with the protein MQEAHSIFKRLYSEEPYVDRFLSDSAGAVDVIIPIVHSNELWRKNLISIYREIPVNRLLLGDGGCIDNSLDVAAKFPRVSIFDHKEYKTLGYSIRKLVEQVETDWFLYLHSDVYIPAGWFDGMSAHCGQYDWFECEQQMVYLVEYPNKFAGNPRGFGFGGTQMGRKKAFDAMLHEIDDDFLYRNEDIIIRTLLQKKGFAWGFVDNLFHYHQNVYKNSPRARKITNFSYDVEVSPEEDVRTNIMQIKGYIKYLAPTELLARDVRDFYLPKLLYKEGMDYSAFLQWVKEINPAWLPHLPSEHVVESLRPGKISLRKIAREILRSLQVLIDRALFSLSRG; encoded by the coding sequence ATGCAGGAAGCTCACTCGATTTTTAAGCGGCTGTATAGCGAAGAACCTTATGTCGATCGTTTTCTTTCTGATTCTGCAGGGGCAGTTGATGTTATTATACCCATAGTACATTCAAACGAACTCTGGCGCAAAAACCTTATTTCCATCTATCGAGAGATCCCAGTAAACCGCCTTTTGCTTGGTGACGGAGGTTGTATCGACAACTCTTTGGATGTGGCAGCAAAGTTCCCGAGAGTCAGCATCTTTGACCACAAGGAATACAAAACGTTAGGGTACTCGATCCGCAAATTGGTAGAGCAGGTGGAAACAGACTGGTTTCTCTATCTTCATTCCGATGTGTATATCCCTGCGGGATGGTTTGACGGCATGAGCGCCCACTGTGGCCAATACGATTGGTTTGAGTGTGAGCAGCAGATGGTCTACCTCGTCGAGTATCCCAACAAGTTCGCAGGAAATCCCAGAGGCTTCGGGTTTGGCGGCACACAAATGGGGCGCAAGAAAGCCTTTGATGCAATGCTGCATGAGATTGATGACGACTTTCTGTACAGAAATGAAGATATCATCATCCGGACACTTTTACAAAAAAAGGGGTTTGCCTGGGGATTTGTCGATAACTTGTTCCATTATCACCAAAATGTATACAAAAACAGCCCAAGAGCTCGCAAAATAACGAACTTCTCATATGATGTAGAGGTCTCTCCAGAAGAAGATGTGCGAACTAACATAATGCAAATCAAAGGGTATATCAAGTATTTGGCCCCTACAGAGTTGCTCGCCAGAGATGTGCGTGATTTTTACCTGCCAAAGCTTCTCTATAAAGAAGGAATGGACTACAGCGCATTTTTGCAGTGGGTGAAAGAGATAAATCCGGCATGGCTGCCTCATCTCCCTTCTGAACACGTTGTTGAAAGCCTCCGCCCAGGAAAAATTAGCCTTCGCAAAATCGCCAGGGAGATCTTACGCTCTTTGCAAGTGTTAATAGACCGGGCGCTGTTTAGTCTTAGTCGTGGTTAA
- a CDS encoding glycosyltransferase produces MKSVVHFVRKSTQLRASFIRNQIQYHVRYAPAVVYKQFSRQNDGGYAALDTAEGLPVLDLSQGATLVEKALFKLAYCLSGRDTSRIVRFLGEQNATVLHFHYGSDAGMYASVMRGADLPSVVSFYGYDCSSFPRMYCGYGGRFLRQNVFGPATRILAMSQQMQDDLVSLGCPREKIVVHYFGTDIGRFAFPAREYPEPTGPVRLLILASFVPQKGHLILLRALRKLLSQGVTDFTLRLVGDGPLHAKLVRYVDEAGLAKHTDFTGAILYGSPEMASAYQEADIFVHPSVTSRANEKEGIPGAIVEAMASGLPVLSTFHSGIPSIIHNEVSGLLVPEYDVTALAEALSRMIADRNLRERLGRRGREHAEQCLNIRHQEKALEAIYDQLIDEGKRPIRDN; encoded by the coding sequence ATGAAAAGTGTTGTCCATTTTGTCCGAAAATCCACCCAACTACGGGCATCGTTCATCCGTAACCAGATCCAATACCATGTTCGCTATGCCCCTGCCGTAGTATACAAACAGTTCTCTCGGCAAAACGACGGCGGTTACGCCGCCCTCGACACGGCTGAGGGCCTCCCTGTATTGGACTTGAGCCAGGGTGCCACCTTGGTCGAAAAGGCGCTTTTCAAGTTAGCCTATTGCCTATCCGGTCGGGATACGAGTCGTATTGTCCGCTTTCTCGGCGAGCAGAACGCCACCGTCTTACACTTCCATTATGGCTCGGATGCCGGCATGTACGCCTCAGTCATGCGCGGGGCTGACCTCCCCTCAGTTGTCTCCTTTTACGGCTACGACTGCTCCTCTTTTCCGCGCATGTATTGCGGCTATGGCGGGCGGTTCCTCAGACAAAACGTCTTTGGCCCGGCGACCCGTATTCTGGCCATGAGTCAGCAGATGCAGGATGATCTGGTGTCTCTAGGGTGCCCAAGAGAAAAGATTGTGGTTCATTATTTCGGTACGGATATCGGGCGATTCGCCTTTCCGGCCAGGGAATACCCCGAACCGACCGGCCCCGTGCGCCTGCTCATCCTAGCCTCCTTCGTGCCTCAGAAGGGACACCTCATACTGCTTCGCGCCTTGCGGAAACTTCTTTCTCAGGGCGTGACCGACTTTACCCTGCGCCTCGTGGGCGATGGTCCCCTCCACGCAAAACTCGTCCGATACGTGGACGAGGCCGGACTAGCCAAGCACACGGACTTCACAGGGGCGATACTATACGGTTCACCGGAAATGGCGTCGGCCTACCAAGAAGCGGACATTTTCGTCCACCCCAGTGTCACCAGCCGGGCCAACGAAAAGGAAGGTATTCCTGGAGCTATCGTAGAGGCCATGGCCTCGGGTTTGCCAGTGCTTTCTACCTTCCACTCCGGCATCCCCTCCATAATTCACAACGAGGTAAGTGGCCTGCTTGTGCCCGAATACGATGTGACGGCTCTGGCCGAGGCGCTTTCCCGAATGATCGCCGATAGGAACCTGCGCGAGCGACTGGGGCGTCGGGGCCGCGAGCATGCCGAGCAATGCTTAAACATCCGGCATCAAGAGAAGGCGTTGGAGGCAATTTACGATCAGTTGATTGATGAGGGGAAAAGGCCGATACGTGACAATTGA